From Bicyclus anynana chromosome 18, ilBicAnyn1.1, whole genome shotgun sequence, a single genomic window includes:
- the LOC112054346 gene encoding uncharacterized protein LOC112054346 isoform X3 — MSLAEARSARSSPAPDACPDCDTGASVTSDLHKYQVACTCKPASAQYACAEEPGPPPPAKTDTPPALPPRPPASVLAATNRRNNASVGCSGNETSCRRRKYAWWCCGCGALSAALGGLLAAQHILLRAYTASPHHLETVPAAVPAAMLVLTGVCIMSLARRRNRYSYMVRKIKVVGACCLVCALTCVLVTITTTVIHMNKLQTLKFCDYTKLTRTCTCYSMPTDSQHSGSDDDGVRCAFEGVTDCGVVHGALYWCLRGVFALSVSAVLVCIFSCMLAYQLLSHERKKMYWEQLELRCRSLYRPPSGQPVPAGRPVQTNCSCCAQCHTAQPAWDFSLQHRFWAPGRIGNLYSPNPGTGRKTSPWSWFPWPRGNSQNSRCRMSGVPQSGDSAYGFCENEPNPNPAQSYDERTYPPNFNQFRTQNPPNFTQNPQNFTQNPQNFTPQFQQSSSNFPQTPGAFPNQYPQGSSFGQGTSFNQTAYQEGFGEASGSFDAQTGVWGPPPPYSPQGRSGSRHHLHHQDPAAATLLHHHHIDHRNIHEHMQPHTCTRNYLVQPELTRIPDTTRINPEHARINPEMSRMNPELTRINPELTLINSELTRINPELARINPELAHMYPNDPNEIARLQEMVNMGPERFNTLRGHLVPYRGCQRSLGMSSGNLHCREDVAIECLHQKSATKVSDQSSDSCQKQGKENLGFQNDKHSPIRASMAECRGASQNAESEVYFADVSSCCNADCCINPNVSALVGTIENHPESTSESDTGSFTLTRQQRPQPQVGSKRRNRQTEKHNIHKTQEKRQDFNNSIRLTEQQIEHLNNSMRMSERMNDRLSDRMSDIRMSDRLDSRERLERIESRDRLNEGRIESRDRLNESRIESRDRLNDSRIDRESIDRIDTRVDRINDSRDRLNESRSDRMNDRDRLNDTRSDRVCERDSRIERIDRDRLNDSRIDRICDRDRLNDSRIERMNDSRIDRMSDRFNDSRIERLCDQSRLNDSRVDRSDQSRLNDSRIDRMSDRDRLNDSRIDRISEQSRLNDSRIERDRLNDSRVDRMIERDRLNDSRIDRMNDPRSDRFEDRRMSDLNASIRIEGSPKMRNHISPLRMPRTSPKNLPKEHPRQSSSDSKEFYVPPAHSPLSPNTEESLLSDDDDRRQEIVYSNEPEGSKCLGPDSQYEPERKDEILKTNHHHCYSDTNTMDSGWQSGSEKQVTD, encoded by the exons ATGTCGCTAGCGGAGGCGCGGTCTGCGCGCAGCTCGCCCGCGCCCGACGCCTGCCCCGACTGCGACACCGGCGCCTCTGTCACCTCCGACTTGCATAAG TACCAAGTGGCCTGCACATGCAAGCCGGCGTCGGCGCAGTATGCGTGCGCAGAGGAGCCCGGTCCCCCCCCTCCGGCTAAGACCGACACCCCTCCCGCGCTGCCCCCGCGCCCACCCGCCAGCGTACTCGCCGCTACTAACAGGAGAAACAATG CGTCGGTGGGCTGTAGTGGCAACGAGACGTCATGTCGCCGCCGCAAGTATGCGTGGTGGTGCTGCGGCTGCGGCGCGCTGTCCGCCGCGCTGGGCGGGCTGCTGGCGGCGCAGCACATTCTGCTGCGAGCGTACACAGCCTCGCCGCACCACTTGGAGACGGTGCCAGCCGCGGTGCCGGCCGCTATG ttgGTACTGACCGGAGTGTGCATTATGAGTTTAGCTCGCCGACGAAACAGATACAGCTATATGGTAAGAAAA atCAAAGTGGTTGGTGCCTGCTGTCTTGTATGCGCGTTGACGTGTGTTCTGGTGACAATTACAACAACTGTAATACATATGAATAA ATTGCAAACGCTGAAGTTTTGCGACTACACAAAACTGACTAGAACTTGCACGTGCTACTCAATGCCTACAGACTCGCAGCATAGCGGctctgatgatgatg GTGTTCGCTGCGCGTTCGAAGGCGTAACAGACTGCGGCGTGGTGCACGGCGCGCTGTACTGGTGCCTGCGCGGCGTGTTCGCGCTCTCCGTCAGCGCCGTGCTCGTCTGCATCTTCAGCTGCATGCTGGCGTACCAGCTGCTCAG cCACGAACGCAAGAAGATGTACTGGGAACAGCTGGAACTGCGCTGCCGTTCTCTTTACCGGCCGCCCAGTGGCCAGCCCGTGCCTGCTGGAAGACCTGTGCAG ACTAACTGCAGTTGCTGTGCGCAGTGTCACACCGCGCAGCCAGCTTGGGACTTTAGCCTTCAACACCGATTTTGGGCGCCTG GTCGTATCGGTAACCTGTATTCTCCGAACCCCGGCACAGGCAGGAAGACGTCTCCGTGGAGCTGGTTTCCGTGGCCCAGGGGAAACAGTCAAAA TTCCCGATGCAGGATGAGCGGAGTTCCGCAATCAGGAGACAGCGCGTACGGCTTCTGCGAGAACGAGCCCAACCCCAACCCGGCGCAGTCGTACGACGAGCGCACCTACCCGCCCAACTTCAACCAATTCCGCACCCAGAACCCGCCGAACTTCACCCAGAACCCGCAAAACTTTACCCAGAACCCACAGAATTTCACACCGCAATTCCAGCAGAGTTCATCCAATTTCCCCCAGACCCCGGGTGCTTTTCCTAACCAATATCCCCAAGGGTCTAGTTTTGGTCAGGGGACCAGTTTCAATCAGACGGCTTATCAAGAGGGTTTTGGGGAGGCGAGTGGAAGTTTCGACGCTCAGACTGGGGTTTGGGGACCACCACCACCTTACAGCCCTCAAGGAAGGAGTGGGAGTAG aCATCACCTTCACCACCAAGACCCCGCAGCTGCGACACTCCTCCACCACCACCACATCGACCATCGCAACATACACGAGCACATGCAACCGCACACATGCACCCGCAACTACCTCGTACAACCCGAATTAACCCGGATCCCGGACACGACCCGAATAAATCCGGAACACGCGCGAATTAACCCAGAAATGTCTCGTATGAACCCAGAGTTGACTCGAATCAATCCAGAATTAACGTTAATTAATTCAGAGCTAACTCGAATAAACCCGGAACTGGCTCGAATAAACCCGGAACTGGCTCACATGTATCCGAATGACCCGAATGAAATAGCTCGGTTGCAGGAGATGGTTAATATGGGGCCGGAAAGGTTCAATACATTGAGGGGCCATTTGGTTCCTTACAGAGGTTGTCAGAGATCCTTGGGAATGAGCTCAGGGAATCTGCATTGTAGAGAAGACGTGGCTATTGAATGTTTACATCAGAAAAGTGCCACTAAAG TTTCAGATCAGAGCAGTGACTCGTGCCAAAAGCAAGGAAAGGAAAACCTGGGCTTCCAAAACGACAAACACTCCCCTATACG GGCATCGATGGCGGAGTGTCGCGGCGCGAGTCAGAACGCGGAGTCGGAGGTGTACTTCGCGGACGTTTCCAGCTGCTGTAAC GCTGACTGCTGTATAAATCCAAACGTATCAGCCCTAGTGGGGACAATCGAGAATCACCCAGAGTCCACGTCAGAGTCTGACACCGGCTCGTTCACTCTGACGCGTCAACAGCGGCCGCAGCCGCAAGTTGGTTCAAAGCGCcgcaacagacagacagaaaaacacAACATACACAAAACACAAGAAAAAAGACAGGACTTCAATAATTCTATTCGGTTAACCGAACAACAAATAGAACATCTCAACAACTCCATGAGAATGAGCGAAAGAATGAACGACAGACTCAGTGATCGAATGAGTGACATAAGGATGAGTGACAGACTCGATTCCCGAGAACGTTTAGAACGTATTGAGTCAAGAGATAGATTGAACGAAGGCAGAATCGAATCAAGAGATAGATTAAATGAATCCAGAATCGAATCCAGAGATAGATTGAATGATTCGAGAATTGATAGAGAATCGATAGATCGTATTGATACCAGAGTTGATAGAATAAATGACTCTAGAGACCGCTTGAATGAATCGAGAAGCGATAGAATGAATGATAGAGATAGATTGAACGACACTAGAAGCGATCGTGTGTGTGAACGAGATTCTAGGATCGAACGTATCGACCGTGACAGGTTGAACGATTCAAGAATTGATCGAATTTGCGATAGGGATAGACTCAATGATTCCAGAATAGAAAGGATGAATGACTCGAGAATTGATCGTATGAGCGACCGCTTCAACGATTCTCGTATCGAACGATTGTGCGATCAAAGTAGATTGAACGATTCCAGAGTAGATAGAAGCGATCAAAGCCGATTAAACGATTCCAGAATCGATCGGATGAGTGATCGCGATCGCTTAAACGATTCGCGCATAGATCGAATCAGTGAACAAAGTAGATTGAATGACTCCAGAATCGAACGTGACAGATTGAATGATTCTCGCGTCGATCGTATGATTGAAAGAGACAGGTTGAATGATTCTAGGATCGATAGAATGAACGATCCCAGATCAGATCGTTTTGAAGACCGTAGAATGTCAGATTTAAATGCAAGTATTAGGATCGAGGGCAGTCCCAAAATGCGGAATCATATTAGCCCTTTGCGTATGCCAAGAACTAGTCCTAAAAACCTTCCTAAAGAACACCCTAGGCAATCTAGCTCAGATTCCAAAGAGTTCTATGTACCACCTGCTCATTCGCCTTTATCTCCTAACACAGAAGAGTCATTATTGTCTGACGATGACGACAGGAGGCAAGAAATTGTGTATTCAAATGAACCAGAAGGCTCTAAATGCCTTGGACCAGACTCACAATATGAACCAGAGAGGAAAGACGAGATTTTGAAAACTAACCACCACCATTGCTATAGCGATACGAATACTATGGACTCTGGTTGGCAGAGTGGTTCAGAAAAACAGGTTACggattaa
- the LOC112054346 gene encoding uncharacterized protein LOC112054346 isoform X2: MSLAEARSARSSPAPDACPDCDTGASVTSDLHKYQVACTCKPASAQYACAEEPGPPPPAKTDTPPALPPRPPASVLAATNRRNNASVGCSGNETSCRRRKYAWWCCGCGALSAALGGLLAAQHILLRAYTASPHHLETVPAAVPAAMLVLTGVCIMSLARRRNRYSYMIKVVGACCLVCALTCVLVTITTTVIHMNKLQTLKFCDYTKLTRTCTCYSMPTDSQHSGSDDDGVRCAFEGVTDCGVVHGALYWCLRGVFALSVSAVLVCIFSCMLAYQLLSHERKKMYWEQLELRCRSLYRPPSGQPVPAGRPVQTNCSCCAQCHTAQPAWDFSLQHRFWAPGRIGNLYSPNPGTGRKTSPWSWFPWPRGNSQNSRCRMSGVPQSGDSAYGFCENEPNPNPAQSYDERTYPPNFNQFRTQNPPNFTQNPQNFTQNPQNFTPQFQQSSSNFPQTPGAFPNQYPQGSSFGQGTSFNQTAYQEGFGEASGSFDAQTGVWGPPPPYSPQGRSGSRHHLHHQDPAAATLLHHHHIDHRNIHEHMQPHTCTRNYLVQPELTRIPDTTRINPEHARINPEMSRMNPELTRINPELTLINSELTRINPELARINPELAHMYPNDPNEIARLQEMVNMGPERFNTLRGHLVPYRGCQRSLGMSSGNLHCREDVAIECLHQKSATKVSDQSSDSCQKQGKENLGFQNDKHSPIRASMAECRGASQNAESEVYFADVSSCCNVSVKADCCINPNVSALVGTIENHPESTSESDTGSFTLTRQQRPQPQVGSKRRNRQTEKHNIHKTQEKRQDFNNSIRLTEQQIEHLNNSMRMSERMNDRLSDRMSDIRMSDRLDSRERLERIESRDRLNEGRIESRDRLNESRIESRDRLNDSRIDRESIDRIDTRVDRINDSRDRLNESRSDRMNDRDRLNDTRSDRVCERDSRIERIDRDRLNDSRIDRICDRDRLNDSRIERMNDSRIDRMSDRFNDSRIERLCDQSRLNDSRVDRSDQSRLNDSRIDRMSDRDRLNDSRIDRISEQSRLNDSRIERDRLNDSRVDRMIERDRLNDSRIDRMNDPRSDRFEDRRMSDLNASIRIEGSPKMRNHISPLRMPRTSPKNLPKEHPRQSSSDSKEFYVPPAHSPLSPNTEESLLSDDDDRRQEIVYSNEPEGSKCLGPDSQYEPERKDEILKTNHHHCYSDTNTMDSGWQSGSEKQVTD; this comes from the exons ATGTCGCTAGCGGAGGCGCGGTCTGCGCGCAGCTCGCCCGCGCCCGACGCCTGCCCCGACTGCGACACCGGCGCCTCTGTCACCTCCGACTTGCATAAG TACCAAGTGGCCTGCACATGCAAGCCGGCGTCGGCGCAGTATGCGTGCGCAGAGGAGCCCGGTCCCCCCCCTCCGGCTAAGACCGACACCCCTCCCGCGCTGCCCCCGCGCCCACCCGCCAGCGTACTCGCCGCTACTAACAGGAGAAACAATG CGTCGGTGGGCTGTAGTGGCAACGAGACGTCATGTCGCCGCCGCAAGTATGCGTGGTGGTGCTGCGGCTGCGGCGCGCTGTCCGCCGCGCTGGGCGGGCTGCTGGCGGCGCAGCACATTCTGCTGCGAGCGTACACAGCCTCGCCGCACCACTTGGAGACGGTGCCAGCCGCGGTGCCGGCCGCTATG ttgGTACTGACCGGAGTGTGCATTATGAGTTTAGCTCGCCGACGAAACAGATACAGCTATATG atCAAAGTGGTTGGTGCCTGCTGTCTTGTATGCGCGTTGACGTGTGTTCTGGTGACAATTACAACAACTGTAATACATATGAATAA ATTGCAAACGCTGAAGTTTTGCGACTACACAAAACTGACTAGAACTTGCACGTGCTACTCAATGCCTACAGACTCGCAGCATAGCGGctctgatgatgatg GTGTTCGCTGCGCGTTCGAAGGCGTAACAGACTGCGGCGTGGTGCACGGCGCGCTGTACTGGTGCCTGCGCGGCGTGTTCGCGCTCTCCGTCAGCGCCGTGCTCGTCTGCATCTTCAGCTGCATGCTGGCGTACCAGCTGCTCAG cCACGAACGCAAGAAGATGTACTGGGAACAGCTGGAACTGCGCTGCCGTTCTCTTTACCGGCCGCCCAGTGGCCAGCCCGTGCCTGCTGGAAGACCTGTGCAG ACTAACTGCAGTTGCTGTGCGCAGTGTCACACCGCGCAGCCAGCTTGGGACTTTAGCCTTCAACACCGATTTTGGGCGCCTG GTCGTATCGGTAACCTGTATTCTCCGAACCCCGGCACAGGCAGGAAGACGTCTCCGTGGAGCTGGTTTCCGTGGCCCAGGGGAAACAGTCAAAA TTCCCGATGCAGGATGAGCGGAGTTCCGCAATCAGGAGACAGCGCGTACGGCTTCTGCGAGAACGAGCCCAACCCCAACCCGGCGCAGTCGTACGACGAGCGCACCTACCCGCCCAACTTCAACCAATTCCGCACCCAGAACCCGCCGAACTTCACCCAGAACCCGCAAAACTTTACCCAGAACCCACAGAATTTCACACCGCAATTCCAGCAGAGTTCATCCAATTTCCCCCAGACCCCGGGTGCTTTTCCTAACCAATATCCCCAAGGGTCTAGTTTTGGTCAGGGGACCAGTTTCAATCAGACGGCTTATCAAGAGGGTTTTGGGGAGGCGAGTGGAAGTTTCGACGCTCAGACTGGGGTTTGGGGACCACCACCACCTTACAGCCCTCAAGGAAGGAGTGGGAGTAG aCATCACCTTCACCACCAAGACCCCGCAGCTGCGACACTCCTCCACCACCACCACATCGACCATCGCAACATACACGAGCACATGCAACCGCACACATGCACCCGCAACTACCTCGTACAACCCGAATTAACCCGGATCCCGGACACGACCCGAATAAATCCGGAACACGCGCGAATTAACCCAGAAATGTCTCGTATGAACCCAGAGTTGACTCGAATCAATCCAGAATTAACGTTAATTAATTCAGAGCTAACTCGAATAAACCCGGAACTGGCTCGAATAAACCCGGAACTGGCTCACATGTATCCGAATGACCCGAATGAAATAGCTCGGTTGCAGGAGATGGTTAATATGGGGCCGGAAAGGTTCAATACATTGAGGGGCCATTTGGTTCCTTACAGAGGTTGTCAGAGATCCTTGGGAATGAGCTCAGGGAATCTGCATTGTAGAGAAGACGTGGCTATTGAATGTTTACATCAGAAAAGTGCCACTAAAG TTTCAGATCAGAGCAGTGACTCGTGCCAAAAGCAAGGAAAGGAAAACCTGGGCTTCCAAAACGACAAACACTCCCCTATACG GGCATCGATGGCGGAGTGTCGCGGCGCGAGTCAGAACGCGGAGTCGGAGGTGTACTTCGCGGACGTTTCCAGCTGCTGTAACGTGAGTGTCAAG GCTGACTGCTGTATAAATCCAAACGTATCAGCCCTAGTGGGGACAATCGAGAATCACCCAGAGTCCACGTCAGAGTCTGACACCGGCTCGTTCACTCTGACGCGTCAACAGCGGCCGCAGCCGCAAGTTGGTTCAAAGCGCcgcaacagacagacagaaaaacacAACATACACAAAACACAAGAAAAAAGACAGGACTTCAATAATTCTATTCGGTTAACCGAACAACAAATAGAACATCTCAACAACTCCATGAGAATGAGCGAAAGAATGAACGACAGACTCAGTGATCGAATGAGTGACATAAGGATGAGTGACAGACTCGATTCCCGAGAACGTTTAGAACGTATTGAGTCAAGAGATAGATTGAACGAAGGCAGAATCGAATCAAGAGATAGATTAAATGAATCCAGAATCGAATCCAGAGATAGATTGAATGATTCGAGAATTGATAGAGAATCGATAGATCGTATTGATACCAGAGTTGATAGAATAAATGACTCTAGAGACCGCTTGAATGAATCGAGAAGCGATAGAATGAATGATAGAGATAGATTGAACGACACTAGAAGCGATCGTGTGTGTGAACGAGATTCTAGGATCGAACGTATCGACCGTGACAGGTTGAACGATTCAAGAATTGATCGAATTTGCGATAGGGATAGACTCAATGATTCCAGAATAGAAAGGATGAATGACTCGAGAATTGATCGTATGAGCGACCGCTTCAACGATTCTCGTATCGAACGATTGTGCGATCAAAGTAGATTGAACGATTCCAGAGTAGATAGAAGCGATCAAAGCCGATTAAACGATTCCAGAATCGATCGGATGAGTGATCGCGATCGCTTAAACGATTCGCGCATAGATCGAATCAGTGAACAAAGTAGATTGAATGACTCCAGAATCGAACGTGACAGATTGAATGATTCTCGCGTCGATCGTATGATTGAAAGAGACAGGTTGAATGATTCTAGGATCGATAGAATGAACGATCCCAGATCAGATCGTTTTGAAGACCGTAGAATGTCAGATTTAAATGCAAGTATTAGGATCGAGGGCAGTCCCAAAATGCGGAATCATATTAGCCCTTTGCGTATGCCAAGAACTAGTCCTAAAAACCTTCCTAAAGAACACCCTAGGCAATCTAGCTCAGATTCCAAAGAGTTCTATGTACCACCTGCTCATTCGCCTTTATCTCCTAACACAGAAGAGTCATTATTGTCTGACGATGACGACAGGAGGCAAGAAATTGTGTATTCAAATGAACCAGAAGGCTCTAAATGCCTTGGACCAGACTCACAATATGAACCAGAGAGGAAAGACGAGATTTTGAAAACTAACCACCACCATTGCTATAGCGATACGAATACTATGGACTCTGGTTGGCAGAGTGGTTCAGAAAAACAGGTTACggattaa
- the LOC112054346 gene encoding uncharacterized protein LOC112054346 isoform X1, whose amino-acid sequence MSLAEARSARSSPAPDACPDCDTGASVTSDLHKYQVACTCKPASAQYACAEEPGPPPPAKTDTPPALPPRPPASVLAATNRRNNASVGCSGNETSCRRRKYAWWCCGCGALSAALGGLLAAQHILLRAYTASPHHLETVPAAVPAAMLVLTGVCIMSLARRRNRYSYMVRKIKVVGACCLVCALTCVLVTITTTVIHMNKLQTLKFCDYTKLTRTCTCYSMPTDSQHSGSDDDGVRCAFEGVTDCGVVHGALYWCLRGVFALSVSAVLVCIFSCMLAYQLLSHERKKMYWEQLELRCRSLYRPPSGQPVPAGRPVQTNCSCCAQCHTAQPAWDFSLQHRFWAPGRIGNLYSPNPGTGRKTSPWSWFPWPRGNSQNSRCRMSGVPQSGDSAYGFCENEPNPNPAQSYDERTYPPNFNQFRTQNPPNFTQNPQNFTQNPQNFTPQFQQSSSNFPQTPGAFPNQYPQGSSFGQGTSFNQTAYQEGFGEASGSFDAQTGVWGPPPPYSPQGRSGSRHHLHHQDPAAATLLHHHHIDHRNIHEHMQPHTCTRNYLVQPELTRIPDTTRINPEHARINPEMSRMNPELTRINPELTLINSELTRINPELARINPELAHMYPNDPNEIARLQEMVNMGPERFNTLRGHLVPYRGCQRSLGMSSGNLHCREDVAIECLHQKSATKVSDQSSDSCQKQGKENLGFQNDKHSPIRASMAECRGASQNAESEVYFADVSSCCNVSVKADCCINPNVSALVGTIENHPESTSESDTGSFTLTRQQRPQPQVGSKRRNRQTEKHNIHKTQEKRQDFNNSIRLTEQQIEHLNNSMRMSERMNDRLSDRMSDIRMSDRLDSRERLERIESRDRLNEGRIESRDRLNESRIESRDRLNDSRIDRESIDRIDTRVDRINDSRDRLNESRSDRMNDRDRLNDTRSDRVCERDSRIERIDRDRLNDSRIDRICDRDRLNDSRIERMNDSRIDRMSDRFNDSRIERLCDQSRLNDSRVDRSDQSRLNDSRIDRMSDRDRLNDSRIDRISEQSRLNDSRIERDRLNDSRVDRMIERDRLNDSRIDRMNDPRSDRFEDRRMSDLNASIRIEGSPKMRNHISPLRMPRTSPKNLPKEHPRQSSSDSKEFYVPPAHSPLSPNTEESLLSDDDDRRQEIVYSNEPEGSKCLGPDSQYEPERKDEILKTNHHHCYSDTNTMDSGWQSGSEKQVTD is encoded by the exons ATGTCGCTAGCGGAGGCGCGGTCTGCGCGCAGCTCGCCCGCGCCCGACGCCTGCCCCGACTGCGACACCGGCGCCTCTGTCACCTCCGACTTGCATAAG TACCAAGTGGCCTGCACATGCAAGCCGGCGTCGGCGCAGTATGCGTGCGCAGAGGAGCCCGGTCCCCCCCCTCCGGCTAAGACCGACACCCCTCCCGCGCTGCCCCCGCGCCCACCCGCCAGCGTACTCGCCGCTACTAACAGGAGAAACAATG CGTCGGTGGGCTGTAGTGGCAACGAGACGTCATGTCGCCGCCGCAAGTATGCGTGGTGGTGCTGCGGCTGCGGCGCGCTGTCCGCCGCGCTGGGCGGGCTGCTGGCGGCGCAGCACATTCTGCTGCGAGCGTACACAGCCTCGCCGCACCACTTGGAGACGGTGCCAGCCGCGGTGCCGGCCGCTATG ttgGTACTGACCGGAGTGTGCATTATGAGTTTAGCTCGCCGACGAAACAGATACAGCTATATGGTAAGAAAA atCAAAGTGGTTGGTGCCTGCTGTCTTGTATGCGCGTTGACGTGTGTTCTGGTGACAATTACAACAACTGTAATACATATGAATAA ATTGCAAACGCTGAAGTTTTGCGACTACACAAAACTGACTAGAACTTGCACGTGCTACTCAATGCCTACAGACTCGCAGCATAGCGGctctgatgatgatg GTGTTCGCTGCGCGTTCGAAGGCGTAACAGACTGCGGCGTGGTGCACGGCGCGCTGTACTGGTGCCTGCGCGGCGTGTTCGCGCTCTCCGTCAGCGCCGTGCTCGTCTGCATCTTCAGCTGCATGCTGGCGTACCAGCTGCTCAG cCACGAACGCAAGAAGATGTACTGGGAACAGCTGGAACTGCGCTGCCGTTCTCTTTACCGGCCGCCCAGTGGCCAGCCCGTGCCTGCTGGAAGACCTGTGCAG ACTAACTGCAGTTGCTGTGCGCAGTGTCACACCGCGCAGCCAGCTTGGGACTTTAGCCTTCAACACCGATTTTGGGCGCCTG GTCGTATCGGTAACCTGTATTCTCCGAACCCCGGCACAGGCAGGAAGACGTCTCCGTGGAGCTGGTTTCCGTGGCCCAGGGGAAACAGTCAAAA TTCCCGATGCAGGATGAGCGGAGTTCCGCAATCAGGAGACAGCGCGTACGGCTTCTGCGAGAACGAGCCCAACCCCAACCCGGCGCAGTCGTACGACGAGCGCACCTACCCGCCCAACTTCAACCAATTCCGCACCCAGAACCCGCCGAACTTCACCCAGAACCCGCAAAACTTTACCCAGAACCCACAGAATTTCACACCGCAATTCCAGCAGAGTTCATCCAATTTCCCCCAGACCCCGGGTGCTTTTCCTAACCAATATCCCCAAGGGTCTAGTTTTGGTCAGGGGACCAGTTTCAATCAGACGGCTTATCAAGAGGGTTTTGGGGAGGCGAGTGGAAGTTTCGACGCTCAGACTGGGGTTTGGGGACCACCACCACCTTACAGCCCTCAAGGAAGGAGTGGGAGTAG aCATCACCTTCACCACCAAGACCCCGCAGCTGCGACACTCCTCCACCACCACCACATCGACCATCGCAACATACACGAGCACATGCAACCGCACACATGCACCCGCAACTACCTCGTACAACCCGAATTAACCCGGATCCCGGACACGACCCGAATAAATCCGGAACACGCGCGAATTAACCCAGAAATGTCTCGTATGAACCCAGAGTTGACTCGAATCAATCCAGAATTAACGTTAATTAATTCAGAGCTAACTCGAATAAACCCGGAACTGGCTCGAATAAACCCGGAACTGGCTCACATGTATCCGAATGACCCGAATGAAATAGCTCGGTTGCAGGAGATGGTTAATATGGGGCCGGAAAGGTTCAATACATTGAGGGGCCATTTGGTTCCTTACAGAGGTTGTCAGAGATCCTTGGGAATGAGCTCAGGGAATCTGCATTGTAGAGAAGACGTGGCTATTGAATGTTTACATCAGAAAAGTGCCACTAAAG TTTCAGATCAGAGCAGTGACTCGTGCCAAAAGCAAGGAAAGGAAAACCTGGGCTTCCAAAACGACAAACACTCCCCTATACG GGCATCGATGGCGGAGTGTCGCGGCGCGAGTCAGAACGCGGAGTCGGAGGTGTACTTCGCGGACGTTTCCAGCTGCTGTAACGTGAGTGTCAAG GCTGACTGCTGTATAAATCCAAACGTATCAGCCCTAGTGGGGACAATCGAGAATCACCCAGAGTCCACGTCAGAGTCTGACACCGGCTCGTTCACTCTGACGCGTCAACAGCGGCCGCAGCCGCAAGTTGGTTCAAAGCGCcgcaacagacagacagaaaaacacAACATACACAAAACACAAGAAAAAAGACAGGACTTCAATAATTCTATTCGGTTAACCGAACAACAAATAGAACATCTCAACAACTCCATGAGAATGAGCGAAAGAATGAACGACAGACTCAGTGATCGAATGAGTGACATAAGGATGAGTGACAGACTCGATTCCCGAGAACGTTTAGAACGTATTGAGTCAAGAGATAGATTGAACGAAGGCAGAATCGAATCAAGAGATAGATTAAATGAATCCAGAATCGAATCCAGAGATAGATTGAATGATTCGAGAATTGATAGAGAATCGATAGATCGTATTGATACCAGAGTTGATAGAATAAATGACTCTAGAGACCGCTTGAATGAATCGAGAAGCGATAGAATGAATGATAGAGATAGATTGAACGACACTAGAAGCGATCGTGTGTGTGAACGAGATTCTAGGATCGAACGTATCGACCGTGACAGGTTGAACGATTCAAGAATTGATCGAATTTGCGATAGGGATAGACTCAATGATTCCAGAATAGAAAGGATGAATGACTCGAGAATTGATCGTATGAGCGACCGCTTCAACGATTCTCGTATCGAACGATTGTGCGATCAAAGTAGATTGAACGATTCCAGAGTAGATAGAAGCGATCAAAGCCGATTAAACGATTCCAGAATCGATCGGATGAGTGATCGCGATCGCTTAAACGATTCGCGCATAGATCGAATCAGTGAACAAAGTAGATTGAATGACTCCAGAATCGAACGTGACAGATTGAATGATTCTCGCGTCGATCGTATGATTGAAAGAGACAGGTTGAATGATTCTAGGATCGATAGAATGAACGATCCCAGATCAGATCGTTTTGAAGACCGTAGAATGTCAGATTTAAATGCAAGTATTAGGATCGAGGGCAGTCCCAAAATGCGGAATCATATTAGCCCTTTGCGTATGCCAAGAACTAGTCCTAAAAACCTTCCTAAAGAACACCCTAGGCAATCTAGCTCAGATTCCAAAGAGTTCTATGTACCACCTGCTCATTCGCCTTTATCTCCTAACACAGAAGAGTCATTATTGTCTGACGATGACGACAGGAGGCAAGAAATTGTGTATTCAAATGAACCAGAAGGCTCTAAATGCCTTGGACCAGACTCACAATATGAACCAGAGAGGAAAGACGAGATTTTGAAAACTAACCACCACCATTGCTATAGCGATACGAATACTATGGACTCTGGTTGGCAGAGTGGTTCAGAAAAACAGGTTACggattaa